The genomic segment ATTCTGAGCGATGCGAATCGATTCTTTATTGAAACAATACTGAAACATCATGGGTTGATGGATTACTTCTCTGAGATTAACACGAACCCAAGTTTCGTTGATGAAGAAGGGAGGCTTAGGATCACCCCTTACCATGATTTCACCTCCTCTCCTCATTGCTGCAATAACGACTGTCCTCCTAACATGTGCAAGGTAATTGATTTCATCACACTATGTTTCAAAAACCATTCTTATCAGTGTTGATGATCAAGAAATTCTAATTTCCTTGTCCGGTTTTTAATAAATAGGGTCTGGTGATTGAGAGGATACATACATTTgcagaagggaagaaaagattCATCTATCTGGGAGATGGAAAGGGTGATTACTGTCCAAGTCTGAAGCTTAATGAAGGAGACAGAGTGATGCCTAGGAAGAACTTCCCACTCTGGGAGATGATTTGCAGTAACCCATTACTCATCAAGGCAGAGATTCATGAATGGAGCTATGGAGAAGAGCTTGAAAGGGTACTATTGCACTTGACCAACATGATCATCATTGAAGAGAGCAGCAAGGGTCAGTTTATTTCTGGGGATTGCAAGTTTGagatgttaagtttgtctcgaattcttgacccgttttgaagattgacctgatccgacatattttggtggcgacccgaatgggaatttttctgagatctgtgatggaagcagagggcttgggccgactgcgacccgatgggtcgaaccgctatttggaatatatatataatgtactgttgcttgttgagagtcattgtattctagggttttcacgaagctagggtttcagggcgagttcttcctcgccgctgctagggtgtaatccttcttctgcatagtggatcatcttcttcttcgcccgaggacgtagcacaccaccctggtgtgtgaacctcgttaaatctctgtgtcgtacggatcttttatctttctttattcgtgtttcttggtgtttgatctaacaaactggtatcagagctattggttacttcgatccatggcttcaacgaaatacgatattgataggtttgacggcaacatcagtttcagtttatggcaggttcgaatgatggctgttctcacgcagcagggtttgaagaaaaccctatttgggaaggcgaagaaacctgcaactatgtccgatgatgattggagcgatttggataataaagccctttcagctattcagttgtgtctttcgaatgatgttctacaggaagttctctcagagaaaacggctgcagagttatgggtgaagttagagaacctctacctcaccaaatccctcaccaataggttgagattgaagcaacaactgtatacccttcatatgggcgaaggtacttctattaaatcccatatatctgagttcaattctattgttactgatttgaaaaggatagatgttaaaatagacgatgaagatttggccctattattgttatgttctctgcctccatcttataagcactttagggataccatgatttatggtagagagacaatctctattgaggatgtcaaaaccaatctgcaaagcaagcagaagattgatgatgaattgacaactaccaataaatctgatggtgttggtttggtagctagagggagaacgaatgaaaggggttcatatggtgacaaaaagaaggctagatcaaaatctaagcacaagaatttaacctgcaattactgtaagaaaaaggggcatattaaatctgaatgctataagcttttaaataagcagaaggcaggtggtggtgctcaaaatcaacagaaaagagatgattctgcagaagccagtattgctgaagatgagagtgagtctgatatgcttttggtgactgatgataaagttagatcacaggatgaatggattcttgactctaattgttcctaccatatgtgtcccaatcgtgaatggttctccacatacgaatcagttcgaggtggagttgtgttgatgggaaataatgcttcttgtaagactattggaatgggaacgatcaatatcaagatgtatgatggcattgtcagaaccttgtccaatgtcaggcatgtccctgatttgaagaagaatctcatcagtttaggcactcttgattcaaatgggtgcaagtatacaattgaaggtggagtcatgaaggtcagcaagggagttctcttattgatgaaaggaatcaaggttggcagtttgtatgtgttgcagggtactacagtcactgggtctgttgcagcagcttcatcatctatgtctgaatcagatgtcacaaatttatggcacatgaggttaggccatatgagtgaaagagcgatggcatcattaagtaaaaggggcttgttgtgtggtcagagtacaggagcaatggagttctgtgagcattgtgtgtttgagAAGCAGAAAAGatttagtttcagtactgctattcacaggacc from the Macadamia integrifolia cultivar HAES 741 unplaced genomic scaffold, SCU_Mint_v3 scaffold2790, whole genome shotgun sequence genome contains:
- the LOC122067256 gene encoding inorganic pyrophosphatase 1-like, encoding MAGIVLVFDFDKTIIDCDSDNWVVDELGFTQLFNELLPTMPWNSLMDRMMRELHSHGITIEQIEECLKRAPLHPRIITAIKSAHALGCELRILSDANRFFIETILKHHGLMDYFSEINTNPSFVDEEGRLRITPYHDFTSSPHCCNNDCPPNMCKGLVIERIHTFAEGKKRFIYLGDGKGDYCPSLKLNEGDRVMPRKNFPLWEMICSNPLLIKAEIHEWSYGEELERVLLHLTNMIIIEESSKGQFISGDCKFEMLSLSRILDPF